Proteins from a genomic interval of Acinonyx jubatus isolate Ajub_Pintada_27869175 chromosome B4, VMU_Ajub_asm_v1.0, whole genome shotgun sequence:
- the FBXL14 gene encoding F-box/LRR-repeat protein 14 isoform X4, which translates to METHISCLFPELLAMIFGYLDVRDKGRAAQVCTAWRDAAYHKSVWRGVEAKLHLRRANPSLFPSLQARGIRRVQILSLRRSLSYVIQGMANIESLNLSGCYNLTDNGLGHAFVQEIGSLRALNLSLCKQITDSSLGRIAQYLKGLEVLELGGCSNITNTGLLLIAWGLQRLKSLNLRSCRHLSDVGIGHLAGMTRSAAEGCLGLEQLTLQDCQKLTDLSLKHISRGLTGLRLLNLSFCGGISDAGLLHLSHMGSLRSLNLRSCDNISDTGIMHLAMGSLRLSGLDVSFCDKVGDQSLAYIAQGLDGLKSLSLCSCHISDDGINRMVRQMHGLRTLNIGQCVRITDKGLELIAEHLSQLTGIDLYGCTRITKRGLERITQLPCLKVLNLGLWQMTDSEKGLL; encoded by the coding sequence atggagaCCCACATCTCGTGCTTGTTCCCCGAGCTGCTGGCCATGATCTTCGGCTACCTGGACGTCCGGGATAAGGGGCGCGCGGCGCAGGTGTGCACGGCCTGGCGGGACGCCGCCTACCACAAGTCGGTGTGGCGGGGGGTGGAGGCCAAGCTGCACCTGCGCCGGGCCAACCCGTCGCTGTTCCCCAGCCTGCAGGCCCGGGGTATCCGCCGTGTGCAGATCCTGAGCCTCCGCCGCAGCCTCAGCTACGTGATCCAGGGCATGGCCAACATCGAGAGCCTCAACCTAAGCGGCTGCTACAACCTCACTGACAACGGGCTGGGCCACGCATTTGTGCAGGAGATCGGCTCCCTGCGTGCCCTGAACCTGAGTCTCTGCAAGCAGATCACCGACAGCAGCCTGGGCCGCATAGCCCAGTACCTCAAGGGCCTGGAGGTGCTGGAGCTGGGGGGTTGCAGCAACATCACCAATACCGGCCTCCTGCTCATCGCCTGGGGCCTGCAGCGCCTCAAGAGCCTTAATCTCCGCAGCTGCCGCCACCTCTCGGACGTGGGCATAGGGCACCTGGCCGGCATGACGCGCAGCGCCGCCGAGGGCTGCCTGGGCCTGGAGCAGCTTACGCTGCAGGACTGCCAGAAGCTGACTGACCTTTCTCTAAAGCACATCTCCCGGGGGCTGACGGGCCTGAGGCTCCTCAACCTCAGTTTCTGCGGGGGCATCTCGGACGCGGGCCTCCTGCACCTGTCGCACATGGGCAGCCTACGCAGCCTTAACCTGCGCTCCTGCGACAACATCAGTGACACTGGCATCATGCATCTGGCCATGGGCAGCCTTCGCCTCTCGGGGCTGGATGTGTCGTTCTGTGACAAGGTGGGGGACCAGAGTCTGGCTTacatagctcagggcctggacgGCCTCAAGtccctgtccctctgctcctgccACATCAGCGACGATGGCATCAACCGCATGGTGCGGCAGATGCATGGGCTGCGCACGCTCAACATCGGACAGTGTGTGCGCATCACAGACAAGGGCCTGGAGCTGATCGCGGAGCACCTGAGCCAGCTCACTGGCATAGACCTGTATGGCTGCACCCGAATCACCAAGCGCGGCCTGGAGCGCATCACGCAGCTTCCCTGCCTCAAGGTACTCAACCTAGGACTCTGGCAGATGACGGACAGTGAGAAG
- the FBXL14 gene encoding F-box/LRR-repeat protein 14 isoform X3: METHISCLFPELLAMIFGYLDVRDKGRAAQVCTAWRDAAYHKSVWRGVEAKLHLRRANPSLFPSLQARGIRRVQILSLRRSLSYVIQGMANIESLNLSGCYNLTDNGLGHAFVQEIGSLRALNLSLCKQITDSSLGRIAQYLKGLEVLELGGCSNITNTGLLLIAWGLQRLKSLNLRSCRHLSDVGIGHLAGMTRSAAEGCLGLEQLTLQDCQKLTDLSLKHISRGLTGLRLLNLSFCGGISDAGLLHLSHMGSLRSLNLRSCDNISDTGIMHLAMGSLRLSGLDVSFCDKVGDQSLAYIAQGLDGLKSLSLCSCHISDDGINRMVRQMHGLRTLNIGQCVRITDKGLELIAEHLSQLTGIDLYGCTRITKRGLERITQLPCLKVLNLGLWQMTDSEKNPPQQPARPWS, translated from the coding sequence atggagaCCCACATCTCGTGCTTGTTCCCCGAGCTGCTGGCCATGATCTTCGGCTACCTGGACGTCCGGGATAAGGGGCGCGCGGCGCAGGTGTGCACGGCCTGGCGGGACGCCGCCTACCACAAGTCGGTGTGGCGGGGGGTGGAGGCCAAGCTGCACCTGCGCCGGGCCAACCCGTCGCTGTTCCCCAGCCTGCAGGCCCGGGGTATCCGCCGTGTGCAGATCCTGAGCCTCCGCCGCAGCCTCAGCTACGTGATCCAGGGCATGGCCAACATCGAGAGCCTCAACCTAAGCGGCTGCTACAACCTCACTGACAACGGGCTGGGCCACGCATTTGTGCAGGAGATCGGCTCCCTGCGTGCCCTGAACCTGAGTCTCTGCAAGCAGATCACCGACAGCAGCCTGGGCCGCATAGCCCAGTACCTCAAGGGCCTGGAGGTGCTGGAGCTGGGGGGTTGCAGCAACATCACCAATACCGGCCTCCTGCTCATCGCCTGGGGCCTGCAGCGCCTCAAGAGCCTTAATCTCCGCAGCTGCCGCCACCTCTCGGACGTGGGCATAGGGCACCTGGCCGGCATGACGCGCAGCGCCGCCGAGGGCTGCCTGGGCCTGGAGCAGCTTACGCTGCAGGACTGCCAGAAGCTGACTGACCTTTCTCTAAAGCACATCTCCCGGGGGCTGACGGGCCTGAGGCTCCTCAACCTCAGTTTCTGCGGGGGCATCTCGGACGCGGGCCTCCTGCACCTGTCGCACATGGGCAGCCTACGCAGCCTTAACCTGCGCTCCTGCGACAACATCAGTGACACTGGCATCATGCATCTGGCCATGGGCAGCCTTCGCCTCTCGGGGCTGGATGTGTCGTTCTGTGACAAGGTGGGGGACCAGAGTCTGGCTTacatagctcagggcctggacgGCCTCAAGtccctgtccctctgctcctgccACATCAGCGACGATGGCATCAACCGCATGGTGCGGCAGATGCATGGGCTGCGCACGCTCAACATCGGACAGTGTGTGCGCATCACAGACAAGGGCCTGGAGCTGATCGCGGAGCACCTGAGCCAGCTCACTGGCATAGACCTGTATGGCTGCACCCGAATCACCAAGCGCGGCCTGGAGCGCATCACGCAGCTTCCCTGCCTCAAGGTACTCAACCTAGGACTCTGGCAGATGACGGACAGTGAGAAG
- the FBXL14 gene encoding F-box/LRR-repeat protein 14 isoform X2: METHISCLFPELLAMIFGYLDVRDKGRAAQVCTAWRDAAYHKSVWRGVEAKLHLRRANPSLFPSLQARGIRRVQILSLRRSLSYVIQGMANIESLNLSGCYNLTDNGLGHAFVQEIGSLRALNLSLCKQITDSSLGRIAQYLKGLEVLELGGCSNITNTGLLLIAWGLQRLKSLNLRSCRHLSDVGIGHLAGMTRSAAEGCLGLEQLTLQDCQKLTDLSLKHISRGLTGLRLLNLSFCGGISDAGLLHLSHMGSLRSLNLRSCDNISDTGIMHLAMGSLRLSGLDVSFCDKVGDQSLAYIAQGLDGLKSLSLCSCHISDDGINRMVRQMHGLRTLNIGQCVRITDKGLELIAEHLSQLTGIDLYGCTRITKRGLERITQLPCLKVLNLGLWQMTDSEKVRDCSDFAWWSCLYQPRTFGTM; this comes from the coding sequence atggagaCCCACATCTCGTGCTTGTTCCCCGAGCTGCTGGCCATGATCTTCGGCTACCTGGACGTCCGGGATAAGGGGCGCGCGGCGCAGGTGTGCACGGCCTGGCGGGACGCCGCCTACCACAAGTCGGTGTGGCGGGGGGTGGAGGCCAAGCTGCACCTGCGCCGGGCCAACCCGTCGCTGTTCCCCAGCCTGCAGGCCCGGGGTATCCGCCGTGTGCAGATCCTGAGCCTCCGCCGCAGCCTCAGCTACGTGATCCAGGGCATGGCCAACATCGAGAGCCTCAACCTAAGCGGCTGCTACAACCTCACTGACAACGGGCTGGGCCACGCATTTGTGCAGGAGATCGGCTCCCTGCGTGCCCTGAACCTGAGTCTCTGCAAGCAGATCACCGACAGCAGCCTGGGCCGCATAGCCCAGTACCTCAAGGGCCTGGAGGTGCTGGAGCTGGGGGGTTGCAGCAACATCACCAATACCGGCCTCCTGCTCATCGCCTGGGGCCTGCAGCGCCTCAAGAGCCTTAATCTCCGCAGCTGCCGCCACCTCTCGGACGTGGGCATAGGGCACCTGGCCGGCATGACGCGCAGCGCCGCCGAGGGCTGCCTGGGCCTGGAGCAGCTTACGCTGCAGGACTGCCAGAAGCTGACTGACCTTTCTCTAAAGCACATCTCCCGGGGGCTGACGGGCCTGAGGCTCCTCAACCTCAGTTTCTGCGGGGGCATCTCGGACGCGGGCCTCCTGCACCTGTCGCACATGGGCAGCCTACGCAGCCTTAACCTGCGCTCCTGCGACAACATCAGTGACACTGGCATCATGCATCTGGCCATGGGCAGCCTTCGCCTCTCGGGGCTGGATGTGTCGTTCTGTGACAAGGTGGGGGACCAGAGTCTGGCTTacatagctcagggcctggacgGCCTCAAGtccctgtccctctgctcctgccACATCAGCGACGATGGCATCAACCGCATGGTGCGGCAGATGCATGGGCTGCGCACGCTCAACATCGGACAGTGTGTGCGCATCACAGACAAGGGCCTGGAGCTGATCGCGGAGCACCTGAGCCAGCTCACTGGCATAGACCTGTATGGCTGCACCCGAATCACCAAGCGCGGCCTGGAGCGCATCACGCAGCTTCCCTGCCTCAAGGTACTCAACCTAGGACTCTGGCAGATGACGGACAGTGAGAAGGTCAG
- the FBXL14 gene encoding F-box/LRR-repeat protein 14 isoform X6, with protein METHISCLFPELLAMIFGYLDVRDKGRAAQVCTAWRDAAYHKSVWRGVEAKLHLRRANPSLFPSLQARGIRRVQILSLRRSLSYVIQGMANIESLNLSGCYNLTDNGLGHAFVQEIGSLRALNLSLCKQITDSSLGRIAQYLKGLEVLELGGCSNITNTGLLLIAWGLQRLKSLNLRSCRHLSDVGIGHLAGMTRSAAEGCLGLEQLTLQDCQKLTDLSLKHISRGLTGLRLLNLSFCGGISDAGLLHLSHMGSLRSLNLRSCDNISDTGIMHLAMGSLRLSGLDVSFCDKVGDQSLAYIAQGLDGLKSLSLCSCHISDDGINRMVRQMHGLRTLNIGQCVRITDKGLELIAEHLSQLTGIDLYGCTRITKRGLERITQLPCLKGLL; from the coding sequence atggagaCCCACATCTCGTGCTTGTTCCCCGAGCTGCTGGCCATGATCTTCGGCTACCTGGACGTCCGGGATAAGGGGCGCGCGGCGCAGGTGTGCACGGCCTGGCGGGACGCCGCCTACCACAAGTCGGTGTGGCGGGGGGTGGAGGCCAAGCTGCACCTGCGCCGGGCCAACCCGTCGCTGTTCCCCAGCCTGCAGGCCCGGGGTATCCGCCGTGTGCAGATCCTGAGCCTCCGCCGCAGCCTCAGCTACGTGATCCAGGGCATGGCCAACATCGAGAGCCTCAACCTAAGCGGCTGCTACAACCTCACTGACAACGGGCTGGGCCACGCATTTGTGCAGGAGATCGGCTCCCTGCGTGCCCTGAACCTGAGTCTCTGCAAGCAGATCACCGACAGCAGCCTGGGCCGCATAGCCCAGTACCTCAAGGGCCTGGAGGTGCTGGAGCTGGGGGGTTGCAGCAACATCACCAATACCGGCCTCCTGCTCATCGCCTGGGGCCTGCAGCGCCTCAAGAGCCTTAATCTCCGCAGCTGCCGCCACCTCTCGGACGTGGGCATAGGGCACCTGGCCGGCATGACGCGCAGCGCCGCCGAGGGCTGCCTGGGCCTGGAGCAGCTTACGCTGCAGGACTGCCAGAAGCTGACTGACCTTTCTCTAAAGCACATCTCCCGGGGGCTGACGGGCCTGAGGCTCCTCAACCTCAGTTTCTGCGGGGGCATCTCGGACGCGGGCCTCCTGCACCTGTCGCACATGGGCAGCCTACGCAGCCTTAACCTGCGCTCCTGCGACAACATCAGTGACACTGGCATCATGCATCTGGCCATGGGCAGCCTTCGCCTCTCGGGGCTGGATGTGTCGTTCTGTGACAAGGTGGGGGACCAGAGTCTGGCTTacatagctcagggcctggacgGCCTCAAGtccctgtccctctgctcctgccACATCAGCGACGATGGCATCAACCGCATGGTGCGGCAGATGCATGGGCTGCGCACGCTCAACATCGGACAGTGTGTGCGCATCACAGACAAGGGCCTGGAGCTGATCGCGGAGCACCTGAGCCAGCTCACTGGCATAGACCTGTATGGCTGCACCCGAATCACCAAGCGCGGCCTGGAGCGCATCACGCAGCTTCCCTGCCTCAAG
- the FBXL14 gene encoding F-box/LRR-repeat protein 14 isoform X5: METHISCLFPELLAMIFGYLDVRDKGRAAQVCTAWRDAAYHKSVWRGVEAKLHLRRANPSLFPSLQARGIRRVQILSLRRSLSYVIQGMANIESLNLSGCYNLTDNGLGHAFVQEIGSLRALNLSLCKQITDSSLGRIAQYLKGLEVLELGGCSNITNTGLLLIAWGLQRLKSLNLRSCRHLSDVGIGHLAGMTRSAAEGCLGLEQLTLQDCQKLTDLSLKHISRGLTGLRLLNLSFCGGISDAGLLHLSHMGSLRSLNLRSCDNISDTGIMHLAMGSLRLSGLDVSFCDKVGDQSLAYIAQGLDGLKSLSLCSCHISDDGINRMVRQMHGLRTLNIGQCVRITDKGLELIAEHLSQLTGIDLYGCTRITKRGLERITQLPCLKNPPQQPARPWS; the protein is encoded by the coding sequence atggagaCCCACATCTCGTGCTTGTTCCCCGAGCTGCTGGCCATGATCTTCGGCTACCTGGACGTCCGGGATAAGGGGCGCGCGGCGCAGGTGTGCACGGCCTGGCGGGACGCCGCCTACCACAAGTCGGTGTGGCGGGGGGTGGAGGCCAAGCTGCACCTGCGCCGGGCCAACCCGTCGCTGTTCCCCAGCCTGCAGGCCCGGGGTATCCGCCGTGTGCAGATCCTGAGCCTCCGCCGCAGCCTCAGCTACGTGATCCAGGGCATGGCCAACATCGAGAGCCTCAACCTAAGCGGCTGCTACAACCTCACTGACAACGGGCTGGGCCACGCATTTGTGCAGGAGATCGGCTCCCTGCGTGCCCTGAACCTGAGTCTCTGCAAGCAGATCACCGACAGCAGCCTGGGCCGCATAGCCCAGTACCTCAAGGGCCTGGAGGTGCTGGAGCTGGGGGGTTGCAGCAACATCACCAATACCGGCCTCCTGCTCATCGCCTGGGGCCTGCAGCGCCTCAAGAGCCTTAATCTCCGCAGCTGCCGCCACCTCTCGGACGTGGGCATAGGGCACCTGGCCGGCATGACGCGCAGCGCCGCCGAGGGCTGCCTGGGCCTGGAGCAGCTTACGCTGCAGGACTGCCAGAAGCTGACTGACCTTTCTCTAAAGCACATCTCCCGGGGGCTGACGGGCCTGAGGCTCCTCAACCTCAGTTTCTGCGGGGGCATCTCGGACGCGGGCCTCCTGCACCTGTCGCACATGGGCAGCCTACGCAGCCTTAACCTGCGCTCCTGCGACAACATCAGTGACACTGGCATCATGCATCTGGCCATGGGCAGCCTTCGCCTCTCGGGGCTGGATGTGTCGTTCTGTGACAAGGTGGGGGACCAGAGTCTGGCTTacatagctcagggcctggacgGCCTCAAGtccctgtccctctgctcctgccACATCAGCGACGATGGCATCAACCGCATGGTGCGGCAGATGCATGGGCTGCGCACGCTCAACATCGGACAGTGTGTGCGCATCACAGACAAGGGCCTGGAGCTGATCGCGGAGCACCTGAGCCAGCTCACTGGCATAGACCTGTATGGCTGCACCCGAATCACCAAGCGCGGCCTGGAGCGCATCACGCAGCTTCCCTGCCTCAAG
- the FBXL14 gene encoding F-box/LRR-repeat protein 14 isoform X1 codes for METHISCLFPELLAMIFGYLDVRDKGRAAQVCTAWRDAAYHKSVWRGVEAKLHLRRANPSLFPSLQARGIRRVQILSLRRSLSYVIQGMANIESLNLSGCYNLTDNGLGHAFVQEIGSLRALNLSLCKQITDSSLGRIAQYLKGLEVLELGGCSNITNTGLLLIAWGLQRLKSLNLRSCRHLSDVGIGHLAGMTRSAAEGCLGLEQLTLQDCQKLTDLSLKHISRGLTGLRLLNLSFCGGISDAGLLHLSHMGSLRSLNLRSCDNISDTGIMHLAMGSLRLSGLDVSFCDKVGDQSLAYIAQGLDGLKSLSLCSCHISDDGINRMVRQMHGLRTLNIGQCVRITDKGLELIAEHLSQLTGIDLYGCTRITKRGLERITQLPCLKVLNLGLWQMTDSEKVRILHSNLRDHGVKETQRPLSINCTVCEFV; via the coding sequence atggagaCCCACATCTCGTGCTTGTTCCCCGAGCTGCTGGCCATGATCTTCGGCTACCTGGACGTCCGGGATAAGGGGCGCGCGGCGCAGGTGTGCACGGCCTGGCGGGACGCCGCCTACCACAAGTCGGTGTGGCGGGGGGTGGAGGCCAAGCTGCACCTGCGCCGGGCCAACCCGTCGCTGTTCCCCAGCCTGCAGGCCCGGGGTATCCGCCGTGTGCAGATCCTGAGCCTCCGCCGCAGCCTCAGCTACGTGATCCAGGGCATGGCCAACATCGAGAGCCTCAACCTAAGCGGCTGCTACAACCTCACTGACAACGGGCTGGGCCACGCATTTGTGCAGGAGATCGGCTCCCTGCGTGCCCTGAACCTGAGTCTCTGCAAGCAGATCACCGACAGCAGCCTGGGCCGCATAGCCCAGTACCTCAAGGGCCTGGAGGTGCTGGAGCTGGGGGGTTGCAGCAACATCACCAATACCGGCCTCCTGCTCATCGCCTGGGGCCTGCAGCGCCTCAAGAGCCTTAATCTCCGCAGCTGCCGCCACCTCTCGGACGTGGGCATAGGGCACCTGGCCGGCATGACGCGCAGCGCCGCCGAGGGCTGCCTGGGCCTGGAGCAGCTTACGCTGCAGGACTGCCAGAAGCTGACTGACCTTTCTCTAAAGCACATCTCCCGGGGGCTGACGGGCCTGAGGCTCCTCAACCTCAGTTTCTGCGGGGGCATCTCGGACGCGGGCCTCCTGCACCTGTCGCACATGGGCAGCCTACGCAGCCTTAACCTGCGCTCCTGCGACAACATCAGTGACACTGGCATCATGCATCTGGCCATGGGCAGCCTTCGCCTCTCGGGGCTGGATGTGTCGTTCTGTGACAAGGTGGGGGACCAGAGTCTGGCTTacatagctcagggcctggacgGCCTCAAGtccctgtccctctgctcctgccACATCAGCGACGATGGCATCAACCGCATGGTGCGGCAGATGCATGGGCTGCGCACGCTCAACATCGGACAGTGTGTGCGCATCACAGACAAGGGCCTGGAGCTGATCGCGGAGCACCTGAGCCAGCTCACTGGCATAGACCTGTATGGCTGCACCCGAATCACCAAGCGCGGCCTGGAGCGCATCACGCAGCTTCCCTGCCTCAAGGTACTCAACCTAGGACTCTGGCAGATGACGGACAGTGAGAAGGTCAG